A single window of Sulfitobacter sp. JL08 DNA harbors:
- a CDS encoding YbcC family protein, producing the protein MKPETHGGTSGLHLELHAASEAASRAIPPLWPLSSSVAVNPFLGQTDQSLADVAALMGRVAGMSVTMPHSWYQARIADGTITDQDLAASLARAPSGAPETLDALKAVAAAEDDAVTALPTVAHLAAKLSGIDWPGLIEERFGAWAAGYFDTGQALWQATPGRGAFESWQIFASRDLTPEITGLAGFSATVAAMPARARTALPLACDTIALTPAAAPTYFHQLLLGLGGWSQLARQKLWQAELAGTTDAITTDLLTIRLIWEKALFDQYKPQIAPLWSDICAAHATPPVASATQIATTVLQDAAEHAAQRKLASTLAKTGQDTPEGRPGLQAAFCIDVRSEVFRRALESLDPNIQTLGFAGFFGLTPAHRSFASDVDENRLPVLLNPGLTSTSTRAQTKAADQSARLSARTSRAWGRFKLAAVSSFAFVEATGPVYAGKLVRDALGLPHSSSIDPHQPHLDDALPLADRIAAAATILRAMSMTTGFAPLVLLVGHGANVVNNPHASALHCGACGGYAGDVNARLLAGLLNDTEVRTGLAQDGIEIPKDTVFLGALHDTTTDAVTLFTSDLAHRAHMSLIAKTEGWLAAAGKIARTERAVRLPRAANGADVPGRSTDWAETRPEWALAGCNAFIAAPRARTRGKGLGGRAFLHDYNWEKDDGFGVLELILTAPVVVASWISLQYYGSVVAPDVFGAGNKLLHNVTGGVGVVEGNGGVLRSGLPWQSVHDGTGFAHDPLRLSVCIEAPADAVSDILARHPNVRALFDNRWLHLFLMDGSGQLSQRYCGHLQWEAFETENPTLAPRAA; encoded by the coding sequence ATGAAACCCGAAACACATGGCGGCACGTCCGGTCTGCACCTTGAACTTCATGCGGCCTCGGAAGCGGCAAGCCGCGCCATCCCGCCGCTTTGGCCCTTGTCTTCCTCCGTGGCCGTCAATCCGTTTCTTGGCCAGACAGACCAGTCGCTGGCCGATGTTGCCGCTTTGATGGGCCGGGTGGCAGGCATGTCGGTCACGATGCCGCACAGTTGGTATCAGGCGCGGATTGCAGATGGCACGATCACAGATCAGGATCTGGCGGCGTCACTGGCACGGGCGCCGTCTGGCGCGCCCGAAACTCTGGATGCGTTGAAAGCCGTTGCGGCTGCGGAGGATGACGCTGTCACCGCCTTGCCAACCGTTGCGCATCTTGCGGCAAAATTATCCGGCATCGACTGGCCCGGCCTGATCGAGGAACGGTTCGGCGCATGGGCGGCGGGATATTTCGATACCGGTCAGGCGTTGTGGCAGGCCACGCCCGGTCGCGGGGCGTTTGAAAGCTGGCAGATCTTTGCAAGCCGCGACCTGACCCCGGAAATCACCGGTTTGGCAGGGTTTTCCGCCACTGTGGCTGCGATGCCTGCCCGTGCCAGAACCGCCTTGCCACTGGCTTGCGATACCATTGCACTGACACCCGCTGCGGCGCCCACCTATTTTCACCAGCTTCTGCTGGGTCTGGGCGGATGGTCGCAACTGGCGCGCCAAAAATTGTGGCAGGCCGAACTGGCTGGCACAACCGATGCCATTACCACAGATCTGCTGACAATCCGGCTGATCTGGGAAAAGGCGCTGTTTGACCAGTACAAACCGCAGATCGCGCCGCTTTGGTCCGACATCTGCGCGGCCCACGCCACACCGCCGGTCGCGTCTGCAACGCAGATCGCGACAACGGTTTTGCAGGACGCTGCAGAACACGCAGCCCAGCGCAAATTGGCCAGCACGCTGGCAAAGACCGGTCAGGACACACCGGAGGGCCGCCCCGGTCTTCAGGCTGCGTTTTGCATCGACGTGCGGTCGGAAGTGTTCAGACGGGCATTGGAGTCGCTTGATCCCAATATTCAGACGCTGGGTTTTGCCGGATTTTTCGGCCTGACACCGGCACACCGCTCGTTCGCATCAGATGTCGATGAAAACCGCCTGCCCGTCCTGTTGAATCCGGGGCTGACCAGCACGTCTACCCGCGCCCAGACAAAAGCTGCGGATCAATCAGCGCGTCTTTCGGCGCGCACATCGCGGGCCTGGGGTCGGTTTAAACTGGCGGCGGTGTCTTCCTTTGCCTTTGTCGAGGCGACAGGCCCGGTTTATGCTGGCAAACTGGTGCGCGACGCGCTTGGGCTGCCGCATTCATCGTCCATCGATCCGCATCAACCGCATCTGGACGATGCCCTGCCACTGGCTGACAGAATCGCGGCGGCAGCCACGATCCTGCGCGCAATGTCGATGACAACAGGTTTTGCACCGCTTGTCCTGCTGGTGGGCCATGGCGCGAACGTGGTGAACAACCCCCATGCCAGCGCGCTGCATTGCGGGGCGTGCGGCGGGTATGCCGGCGATGTCAACGCAAGGCTTCTGGCCGGATTGCTGAACGACACCGAGGTGCGCACAGGTCTGGCGCAAGACGGCATCGAAATCCCCAAAGACACGGTGTTTCTGGGTGCCTTGCACGATACAACCACCGATGCGGTGACCCTGTTCACATCCGATCTTGCACATCGCGCCCACATGTCGCTGATTGCCAAGACCGAAGGCTGGCTGGCTGCGGCGGGCAAAATCGCGCGAACGGAACGCGCTGTCCGCCTGCCGCGCGCGGCAAATGGCGCCGATGTTCCAGGCCGCAGCACCGACTGGGCCGAAACCCGCCCCGAATGGGCGCTGGCCGGATGCAATGCGTTCATCGCCGCCCCAAGGGCACGCACCCGTGGCAAGGGGTTAGGCGGTCGTGCGTTCCTGCACGACTACAACTGGGAAAAAGACGATGGATTTGGTGTTTTGGAACTGATCCTGACCGCCCCCGTTGTGGTGGCCAGCTGGATCAGCCTGCAATATTACGGATCGGTGGTGGCACCCGATGTCTTCGGAGCCGGTAACAAGCTGTTGCACAACGTGACCGGAGGCGTTGGCGTTGTCGAAGGCAACGGCGGGGTGCTGCGGTCCGGATTGCCATGGCAATCGGTGCATGACGGAACCGGCTTTGCCCACGATCCGCTGCGTCTTTCGGTTTGCATCGAAGCGCCAGCCGATGCCGTGAGTGATATTCTGGCCCGCCACCCAAATGTACGCGCCCTGTTCGACAACCGCTGGCTTCACCTGTTTCTTATGGACGGTTCCGGACAGCTGTCGCAGCGCTATTGCGGCCATCTGCAATGGGAGGCGTTCGAGACTGAGAACCCAACGCTAGCACCGCGCGCGGCCTGA
- a CDS encoding proton-conducting transporter transmembrane domain-containing protein — MLIYTVPLLAPAALFGAALWLHLRRDTLPRHGALIGEAAAVAALAVSVLSLAVLLGKGAGDSPLFGLAGVGLSSRLDVISVTILGLVAFIGWVVMRYARTYLDGEHRQTDFTIWLAGTLAAVLLLVQSGNLIQFIGAWIVTSLCLHRLLLFYPGRVAAQRAAYKKFVTARAGDAALITAALMLVAAYGTTRISDILAAARLGEGGALAAGAAALIALAALLKSAQFPTHGWLTEVMEAPTPVSALLHAGVINGGGFLLIRFADVLLLSPLILAVLVMVGGFTALFGGLVMLTQPTVKASLAWSTVAQMGFMILQCGLALFPLALLHIVAHSLYKAHAFLSAGGAVERVAVIRKPGPVAVPDLRAVARAFGLAIAIYGVVYITSGWIFGLGAKSPQAVALGAILIFGVAYLLAQGLADAAPRALTRRTAFLSFVAAVSYVALQRGSEWITSATLPPTPAPGALEWALILLALFSFGMVALAQATLPLWSHHPAAQGLRIHLSNGLYINAIEDRLLNGWSRYTTFKKGATK, encoded by the coding sequence ATGCTGATCTACACCGTGCCCCTTCTTGCCCCTGCCGCGCTTTTCGGTGCTGCCCTCTGGCTGCATCTGCGGCGGGATACCCTGCCCCGCCACGGCGCGTTGATCGGTGAAGCGGCAGCCGTTGCCGCGCTGGCCGTCAGTGTGCTTTCGCTGGCTGTTCTGCTGGGCAAAGGCGCAGGCGACAGCCCGCTTTTCGGACTGGCCGGCGTGGGGCTGTCATCGCGGCTGGACGTCATCAGCGTGACGATTCTGGGTCTGGTGGCCTTTATCGGCTGGGTCGTGATGCGCTATGCGCGGACCTATCTGGACGGCGAACACCGCCAGACCGATTTTACCATCTGGCTGGCGGGTACCCTGGCTGCAGTGCTGCTGCTGGTGCAGTCCGGCAACCTGATCCAGTTCATCGGCGCATGGATCGTGACAAGCCTGTGCCTGCATCGCCTGTTGCTGTTCTATCCGGGGCGCGTGGCCGCACAGCGTGCCGCCTACAAGAAATTCGTCACAGCGCGTGCCGGCGATGCTGCGCTGATCACCGCGGCGCTGATGCTGGTCGCTGCCTATGGCACCACCCGCATTTCGGATATTCTGGCGGCCGCACGGCTGGGCGAAGGCGGTGCTCTGGCGGCGGGTGCTGCGGCTCTGATCGCCCTTGCGGCGCTTCTGAAATCTGCACAATTTCCAACCCACGGCTGGCTGACCGAAGTGATGGAGGCCCCGACACCTGTGTCGGCCCTGTTACACGCAGGCGTGATCAACGGCGGCGGGTTTCTGTTGATCCGGTTTGCCGATGTGCTGCTGCTGTCGCCTCTGATTTTGGCGGTGCTGGTGATGGTGGGCGGGTTCACCGCCCTGTTCGGCGGGCTTGTCATGCTGACGCAACCTACGGTCAAGGCTTCGCTGGCGTGGTCAACCGTTGCGCAGATGGGGTTCATGATCCTGCAATGCGGCCTTGCGCTGTTCCCGTTGGCACTTTTGCATATCGTGGCCCATTCGCTTTACAAGGCGCACGCCTTTCTGTCTGCGGGCGGCGCGGTTGAACGGGTTGCAGTCATACGCAAACCCGGCCCGGTAGCGGTGCCTGATCTGCGCGCAGTGGCGCGGGCGTTCGGCCTTGCCATCGCCATTTACGGCGTTGTCTACATCACGTCCGGCTGGATTTTCGGGCTGGGGGCCAAATCACCGCAAGCGGTGGCGCTGGGGGCGATCCTGATCTTTGGCGTGGCCTATTTGCTGGCGCAGGGCCTGGCCGATGCCGCACCGCGCGCCCTGACCCGCCGCACGGCATTCCTGTCTTTTGTCGCCGCTGTCAGCTATGTGGCGCTGCAACGCGGGTCAGAGTGGATCACATCAGCTACCTTGCCGCCGACACCGGCGCCCGGTGCTTTGGAATGGGCGCTGATCCTGCTGGCGCTGTTCAGCTTTGGCATGGTGGCGCTGGCCCAGGCGACATTGCCGCTTTGGTCGCATCACCCTGCGGCGCAGGGCCTGCGCATCCACCTGTCCAATGGTCTTTACATCAATGCCATCGAAGACCGCCTTTTGAACGGCTGGTCGCGGTACACAACTTTCAAAAAAGGAGCCACAAAATGA
- a CDS encoding LysR family transcriptional regulator codes for MPDMNFNHLRYFWQVAHDGNLTRTASRLNLSQSAVSVQIRKLEDRLGHALFERRGRQLHLTEAGRITLDYADTIFGAGQDLMATLNQTGSPRQVLRVGALATLSRNFQIEFLRPLLGQADVELVLRSGTSMELLQGLETLSLDVVLTNRVPAPDAMTAFIAHPVSEQPVSVIGTPARIGQAETLQALLMGHPIIVPTKESPVRTGFDTLCERLDISPVLAAEVDDMAMMRLLAREDIGLAVLPPIVVKNELATGLLKEADHLVGLTESFHAVTVKRKFPNPLLAGLLAPPQAGVGL; via the coding sequence ATGCCCGATATGAACTTTAACCATCTGCGCTATTTCTGGCAGGTCGCCCATGACGGCAACCTGACGCGCACCGCATCGCGCCTGAACCTGTCGCAATCGGCTGTTTCGGTGCAGATCCGCAAGCTTGAGGATCGGCTGGGCCATGCGTTGTTTGAACGGCGCGGGCGGCAATTGCATCTGACCGAGGCGGGGCGGATCACCCTTGATTACGCCGATACCATCTTTGGCGCGGGTCAGGATCTGATGGCAACGCTGAACCAAACCGGCAGCCCGCGTCAGGTCTTGCGTGTGGGCGCGCTGGCCACCTTGTCGCGTAATTTCCAGATCGAGTTTTTGCGCCCCCTGCTGGGGCAGGCGGATGTCGAACTTGTGCTGCGCTCGGGCACGTCGATGGAATTGCTGCAAGGGCTGGAAACCCTAAGCCTTGATGTGGTGCTGACCAATCGCGTGCCGGCACCCGATGCGATGACGGCCTTTATCGCGCATCCTGTGTCAGAACAGCCTGTCAGCGTGATCGGAACACCGGCGCGGATCGGGCAGGCCGAAACATTGCAGGCGCTTTTGATGGGGCATCCGATCATCGTTCCGACCAAGGAAAGCCCGGTCAGAACCGGTTTTGACACGTTGTGTGAACGGCTGGACATTTCACCGGTACTGGCCGCCGAAGTCGATGATATGGCGATGATGCGGCTGTTGGCGCGCGAAGATATCGGCCTTGCCGTTTTGCCGCCGATCGTTGTGAAAAACGAACTTGCGACCGGATTGTTGAAAGAGGCGGACCATCTTGTTGGCCTGACGGAAAGCTTTCATGCGGTGACGGTCAAGCGCAAGTTTCCCAACCCGTTGCTTGCGGGACTTCTGGCGCCGCCGCAAGCGGGCGTTGGTCTGTGA
- a CDS encoding AraC family transcriptional regulator, which yields MGTITSLFVRKVVRAAGQDIDRAAVLRSVGLDPDRQIDVAERITDIAYYEMLETIAAQLDDAIAFPLRVGQSMQADDYGAFGLAWKTAPTLRGSLERAERYALLLTSVAGYEVRETDRGAFFRTHRSGVRRLGMRLSNEATLASVTSIIRQVSPAPFTPLEVHFQHPAPASVSAHETYFGCPVHFGSNADEILVSSVDLDRPNHLGDPAVSKFLDAHLQSELAAQTGQTSFEDVMMRKISDALSEGVPRAARIAKEMGVSERTLHRRVSQHGTSFQSVLENAQRRLAEGLLVQSEHSIAEIAFLTGFSEQSAFTRAFKRWVNDTPAAFRETHGASR from the coding sequence ATGGGTACGATCACATCCCTTTTTGTACGCAAGGTGGTCCGCGCTGCCGGACAGGATATCGACCGTGCCGCTGTTCTGCGCTCTGTCGGGCTTGACCCTGATCGCCAGATCGACGTTGCAGAACGCATTACCGATATCGCCTATTACGAAATGCTGGAAACCATAGCGGCGCAGCTGGACGATGCCATCGCGTTCCCGTTGCGGGTTGGCCAGTCGATGCAGGCTGACGATTACGGCGCTTTCGGACTGGCCTGGAAAACCGCGCCAACGTTGCGCGGGTCGCTGGAACGGGCCGAACGCTATGCGCTGCTTTTGACCTCGGTCGCGGGGTATGAGGTTCGCGAAACGGATCGCGGTGCTTTTTTCAGAACACACCGGTCAGGGGTACGCAGACTGGGCATGCGCCTGTCAAACGAGGCGACGCTGGCCAGTGTCACATCGATCATCCGGCAGGTGTCGCCCGCGCCGTTTACCCCGCTTGAGGTTCATTTCCAGCATCCGGCCCCGGCATCGGTTTCAGCCCACGAAACATATTTTGGCTGTCCGGTTCACTTTGGTTCGAACGCCGATGAAATTCTGGTGTCGTCGGTTGATCTGGACCGGCCCAATCATCTTGGGGATCCAGCCGTTTCAAAATTTCTGGATGCGCATCTGCAATCCGAACTTGCCGCGCAAACCGGGCAGACATCATTTGAAGACGTGATGATGCGCAAGATTTCGGATGCCCTGAGCGAGGGTGTGCCACGGGCCGCCCGCATTGCAAAAGAAATGGGCGTTAGCGAAAGAACCCTGCATCGCAGAGTGTCCCAGCATGGCACGTCCTTCCAGTCCGTATTGGAAAATGCGCAGCGTCGTCTGGCAGAAGGTCTTTTGGTTCAAAGCGAGCATTCCATTGCCGAAATCGCCTTTCTGACCGGATTTTCCGAACAAAGCGCGTTTACCCGTGCGTTCAAGCGCTGGGTGAACGACACGCCTGCCGCCTTTCGTGAAACGCACGGGGCAAGCCGCTGA
- a CDS encoding NAD(P)H-binding protein, producing MMQTQPILVIGANGKTGSRIANILSTRGFDVRKGTRNATIPFDWDDETTWAPALEGVAAAYVSYFPDLAFPGADDKIAALSALAKSIGTQRLVLLSGRGETHAETCENIIARSGVDYTLVRCAWFAQNFSEGYLRDPVLGGEIALPAGDVREPIVDVDDIAEVAVAALTEDGHSGALYEVTGPRLMHFSQAAVELAEAVGRPVRYVPITLAQFHSAMTEIGGAFIADVFTHVCKEALDGRNEWLGDGVQRALGRAPRDFADFCNKAATSGAWQAAA from the coding sequence ATGATGCAGACCCAACCCATTCTTGTGATCGGCGCCAACGGCAAGACCGGAAGCCGGATCGCCAATATTTTGTCAACGCGCGGTTTTGATGTGCGCAAAGGCACACGCAATGCAACCATCCCGTTCGATTGGGATGACGAAACCACATGGGCGCCTGCGCTGGAAGGTGTCGCAGCGGCCTATGTTTCGTATTTTCCCGATCTGGCCTTTCCCGGTGCCGACGACAAGATCGCAGCCCTGTCGGCGCTGGCGAAATCCATCGGCACACAGCGGCTTGTTCTGCTGTCGGGGCGCGGTGAAACCCATGCTGAAACCTGTGAAAACATCATAGCCCGATCCGGTGTTGATTACACGCTGGTCCGCTGCGCGTGGTTTGCCCAGAACTTCAGCGAAGGTTATCTGCGTGATCCTGTTCTGGGCGGCGAGATTGCCTTGCCTGCCGGTGACGTCCGCGAACCGATTGTCGATGTTGATGATATCGCCGAGGTGGCCGTTGCGGCCCTGACCGAAGATGGGCATTCCGGTGCTCTCTACGAAGTGACCGGCCCACGCCTTATGCATTTTTCGCAGGCGGCGGTTGAACTTGCCGAAGCCGTTGGCAGACCGGTGCGCTACGTCCCCATTACACTTGCGCAATTCCACAGCGCCATGACCGAAATCGGCGGTGCCTTTATTGCCGATGTGTTCACCCATGTCTGCAAAGAGGCGCTGGACGGGCGCAACGAATGGCTGGGGGATGGGGTGCAACGGGCATTGGGCCGCGCACCACGCGATTTCGCCGATTTTTGCAACAAGGCGGCGACGTCCGGTGCCTGGCAGGCGGCCGCCTGA
- a CDS encoding anthrone oxygenase family protein, with amino-acid sequence MSFPFFILCQFSVIAFALLGGVFLVFSDFIMRALARTSGAGGAEAMQIINREVFRSAFMALFLGMVPVSLIIVVYSVLTLSGPIANVTIAAGIIYLVAAFGVTIVFNVPLNETLDKMDKDTEATRSFWSDTYVPRWTFWNSVRSIACVISCGLLLSGLSMTVASHPI; translated from the coding sequence ATGTCGTTTCCATTTTTTATCCTGTGCCAGTTTTCCGTCATCGCCTTTGCGTTGCTTGGCGGTGTGTTTCTGGTGTTTTCAGATTTCATCATGCGCGCATTGGCGCGCACCAGCGGAGCGGGCGGGGCCGAAGCGATGCAGATCATCAATCGCGAAGTATTCCGGTCTGCCTTCATGGCCCTGTTTCTGGGCATGGTGCCCGTATCGCTGATCATCGTGGTTTACAGCGTGCTTACCCTGAGCGGACCAATTGCAAACGTCACCATCGCGGCAGGTATCATCTATCTGGTCGCGGCCTTCGGCGTGACGATTGTGTTCAATGTCCCGCTGAACGAAACGCTGGACAAAATGGACAAGGACACAGAGGCCACCCGCTCTTTCTGGTCGGACACTTATGTTCCCAGATGGACGTTCTGGAACAGCGTCAGATCCATTGCCTGTGTGATTTCGTGCGGCCTGCTGCTGAGCGGATTGTCAATGACAGTGGCAAGTCATCCAATCTAG